Genomic DNA from Paracoccus aminophilus JCM 7686:
TCGAGGGCTTTTCGAAGATCAGCGCGACCATGCGATTCTTGAGCGGCAGGTCATCATCCGGCGCGCCTTTCGGACGGCCGTTGCGGGCATCCTTCATCCGGCGGGCGCTGGCGATCATCTCCTGCAGATCGGCCTTGGCGGTGGTGTGGATGTCGAGAAAATTCTTCATGGATCGGAAACTTTCGGCTGGATCCCGCGAGCCAATCAGCAGCGCGGGGGGCAGGTCAAGGGGCGAGCGCGGAAAAGCCGCGATTGGGGCGTCGCCGCCTCATCGGTGGCGGGTCAGGCGCCGAACCGCCGGGCCCGCGACCGAAAACCCCTCTGTCGCGTCGCTGAGGGAGAAGGTTTTTGTGCCGATGCCAAGAGCCTGCATGTCTGCGGACCCCGCCCCCAACAGGGGAGCGAAGCCGGTGCAGCGCAGAGGGACGCGCTTAGCCATCGAGCCTTGCTGCCGCTTTGTCGAGCCGGGCGACCGCCTCGGCGATCTCGTCATCGGTGATGTTGAGCGGCGGCAAGAGGCGCAGCGTATTGTCCGCCGCCGGCACCGTCAGGATATGCTCGGCATAGCCCGCTTTCACCAGATCGGCGGGGGCGACCTTGGTTTTCAGCCCGAGCATCAGCCCTTGGCCGCGCACGCCTTCGAGCGTGTTCGGATGGGCCGCGACCAGAGCTTCGAGCTTTTGGCGGAAGAGGCCCGCCTTGCGGTTCACCTCAGCCAGAAACTCCGGCGTGGCGACGATTTCCATCACCCGCGTGCCGACAGCGGCCCCCAGAGGGTTGCCGCCATAGGTCGAGCCATGCGTGCCCGCGACCATGCCTTTCGCGGCCTTTTCGGTCGCAAGCAGCGCGCCAAGCGGGAAGCCGCCGCCGATGCCTTTGGCGACCATCATGATATCGGGCGAGATCCCCGCCCATTCATGGGCAAAGAGCTTGCCGGTCCGGCCCATGCCCGCCTGCACCTCGTCCAGAACCAAAAGCGCGCCGGTCTGATCGCAGAGCTCGCGGATCAGCTTCAGATCGGCGTCCGGGAGCGGGCGAATGCCGCCCTCGCCCTGAATGGGCTCCAGCATGATCGCGGCGGTCTTGTCAGAGATCGCGGCCTTCAGCGCCTCCATATCGCCCCAGGGCAGCGAGCGGAAACCGGGCAGGAGCGGGCCAAAACCCTTGGTCATTTTCTCGGAACCCGAGGCGGCGATTGCACCGGTCGAGCGGCCGTGGAAGGCGCCTTCGAAGGTCAGGATCTCGATCCGCTCGGGCTGGCCTTCGCTGTCCCAATATTTGCGCACCATCTTGATCGCGAGCTCGGCGGCCTCGGTGCCCGAATTGGTGAAGAAGACCGTATCGGCGAAGGTGTTGGCGACCAGCAGATCGGCGAGCTTTTCCTGCCCCGGAATGTGGTAGAGGTTCGAGACATGCCAGATCTTCTGCGCCTGATCGGTCAAAGCCGCGACCAGATCGGGGTTGGCATGGCCAAGCACATTGACCGCGATCCCCGCGCCCAGATCCAGATATCGCGTGCCGTCCGCCGTAATGGCCCAGACCCCCTCGCCCTTTTCAAAGGCGAGATCGGCGCGGTTATAAGTCGGAAGGACGTGCGGAATCATAGCGAGATCCTTTGCAGGGAAAAGCCGCAATCATTGCGGCACCGGATTGTAAAAGATGGGCAGGCGAGATCGGTCGTTGACAGAATCAACGTCGGGGACGGCGAGAGATGATGGTCCGTACGATCATGGCCGGGACCCTGCGCGAGATTTTTGCGCCATGCAAGGGCTGATTTTGCCGCAGCGTTATTCTGCGGCAAAGCGTGACCTCAGGGCTTCATCCGGTAGCCGGTTTTCAGCCAGCGCCAGGCGATGAAAAGCACCACCGCGACCGTCGCCAGACAGACCGCAAAGCCGCGCCAGACCGGCGCATCGCTGACGCCCGCAATGCCGTAGCGCGCGCCGTCGATCAGGTAGAAGATCGGGTTCCAATGGGCGAGCGTGCGGAAGGGCTGCGGCAGGGCCTGCACCGAATAGAAGGTCCCCGACAGAAACGACAAAGGCGTCACGATGAAATTGGTGATGACCGCCATCTGGTCGAATTTCTGCGCGATGATCCCGCTCAGAAGCCCCAGCCCGCCCATCAAAAGCGCGGCCAGAACGACGAAAGTCAGCGCCCAGAGCGGGTGGGCAATCCCCTGCCCGATCGTCAACGCCATGCCGATGGCGATGACCGAGGCCACCAGAAGCGCACGGATCAGCGATCCGGTCAGATAGCCCGTGAGGATCTCGGCCGCCGACAAGGGTGGCATCAGCGTATCGACGATATTGCCCTGCATCTTGGCCGAGATCATCGAGGACGAGGTATTGGCGAAAGCGTTCTGGATCACCGTCATCATCAGGATCCCCGGCCCGAGGAAGGCGAGATAGGGCAGGCCCATGATCTCGCCCCGGCCCTTGCCAAGCGCCAAGGCAAAGACCAGCACGAAGAGCGCGGCGGTCATCAGGGGCGCAAAGACGGTCTGTTGCCAGACCGCGAGAAAGCGCATCGTCTCGCGCCGCCCCAGCGTGTAGAGCCCGATCCAGTTCACCCGACCGAAGCGGCGCGTGCCAATATCAGAATATTCGTGGCTGTGAAGGCTCTCTTGCATCGGCGCTCCTTGAATTTTCGGGGAGAGGCGGGTATCTCATTGCATCCCGTTTAGAACCGGGCTTTGAAGAATTGAAGCCGCAACCACGAACGACCTCGGGTCGGCCCTGACCCGAATGGAAAGGCAAATCATGTCCTGGACCGACGAACGCGTCGAAACGCTGAAACGGATGTGGGCGGAAGGCCAGTCGGCCAGCCAGATCGCCAAGGAACTTGGCGGCGTGACGCGCAATGCCGTCATCGGCAAGGTCCATCGCCTGGGCCTGTCGAACCGCACCGAAGAGGCGGCCGAAGTTGCTCCGGCACCGGTTGCCGCGCCCGAACCCGCGCCCCAGCCCGTGCAGGCCGCCGCGCCGAAGCCCGCCGCCCCGGCCGCCAAGCCGCAGGCCGAGCCGCATCTGCGCGTGGTCGAACCCGCGCCGAAAGCCGAAGAGCCCGCGGACGAGCCCGCCGCACCGGTCGCCTTCAACCCGCGCCGCAATATCATCCCGGCGGGTCAGCCGCTGCCGCCGCAGCCCTCGGCCAATGAAATCAGCCCCGAGACGCTTGCCTCGGCGCGCGAGATCGAAAAGCGCTCGCGCAAGCTGTCGCTGATGGAGCTGACCGAGCGGACTTGCAAATGGCCGATCGGCGATCCGGCGACCGACAAATTCTGGTTCTGCGGTATGCCGAGCCAGGCGGGCAAGCCCTATTGCGAAGCCCATGTCAGCGTCGCCTTCCAGCCGATGAGCGCGCGCCGCGACCGTCGCCGCTAAGCCTTGGCGGATCTGGTCAGACCGACCCTCGCGGCCCTTGCGGTAGTCCCGCATCAGGGCCGCGTTTTGCTTGTGCAACGGCGAAATCCGCCCGATGCCGGACTCTGGGGCTTTCCCGGCGGCCATGTCGAATCGGGGGAAACCGCGCTCGATGCCGCCGCGCGCGAGCTGTGGGAAGAGACTGGCGTGCGCGCCCGGCCTAGGCGCTATCTCGACAATATCGACGTGATCTTGCGCGACGAGACAGGCCTCCTGCGCTATCACTTCCTGCTCGCGGGCGTGCTGTGCGATTATCTGGAGGGCGCGCCGGTTGCGGCAGATGACGCGCTCGCCGCCGCCTGGCAGCCGGTCGAGGATGTTCTGGCGCGCAAGCTGCCCCTCAGCGAGCATGTCGATGATCTGCTGCGGCTGGCGCTCGATGCAGCCGGGACGCGCTGAACGCTGGCATTTTTCCCGTCCTGCCGATACATAAGCCTCGATCACAAGGACAGAAGCAATGGCGCGCCATCTCATCACCTCGGCAATTCCCTATATCAACGGCATCAAGCATCTGGGCAACCTCGTCGGCAGCCAGTTGCCGGCGGATCTTTACGCCCGCTATCTGCGCGGGCGCGGCGATGAGGTGATGTTCATCTGCGGCACTGACGAGCATGGCACGCCGGCGGAACTCGCCGCGCAGAAGGCCGGCAAACCGGTCGCTGTCTATTGCGCGGAAATGCATGATGTGCAGGCCGATATCGCGCGCCGCTTTGGCCTGTCCTTCGACCATTTCGGCCGCTCGTCGAGCGAGCGCAACCATATCCTGACCCAGCATCTTGCGGGCAAGCTTGACGAAAACGGCTTCATCACCGAAGTCGAAGAGCGTCAGGTCTATTCGATCGACGACCGCCGCTTCCTGCCCGACCGCTATATCGAGGGCACCTGCCCGAATTGCGGCTATGACAAGGCGCGCGGCGATCAATGCGAAAACTGCACCAAGCAGCTTGACCCGACCGATCTGATCAATCCGCGCTCGGCAATCTCGGGCTCGACCAATCTCGAGGTCCGCGCGACCAAGCACCTCTATCTGCGCCAGCGCGCTTTGCGCGACCAGATCGAGACCTGGATCGACAGCAAAAAGGACTGGCCGATCCTGACGACTTCGATCGCCAAGAAATGGCTGAACGACGGCGACGGGTTGCAGGATCGCGGCATCACGCGCGATCTCGACTGGGGCATTCCGGTCAAGAAGGGTGATCAGCCCTGGCCGGGTATGGAGGGCAAGGTCTTCTATGTCTGGTTCGATGCGCCCATCGCCTATATCGCGGCCACCGCCGAGGGCGCGGATGCGCGCGGCGAGCCCGATGCCGCATGGCGGCGCTGGTGGCGCAAGGATGAGGGCGCCGAGGATGTCACCTATACCCAGTTCATGGGCAAGGATAACGTCCCCTTCCATACGCTCTCGTTCCCGGCGACGATCATCGGCTCGGGCGAGCCGTGGAAGCTGGTCGATTACATCAAATCCTTCAACTACCTGACCTATGACGGCGGCCAGTTCTCGACCAGCCAAGGCCGGGGTGTCTTCATGGATCAGGCGCTCTCGATCCTGCCCGCCGATTACTGGCGTTGGTGGCTGCTTAGCCATGCGCCGGAATCGGGCGACAGCGAGTTCACCTGGGACAATTTCCAGCAATCGGTGAACAAGGATCTCGCCGATGTTCTGGGCAATTTCGTCAGCCGGATCACGAAATTCTGCCGCTCGAAATTCGGCGAGGTCGTGCCGGACGGTGGCAGCTACGGCCCCGAGGAAGAGGCGCTGATCGCCGATCTGACCGCCCGCGTCCGTGCCTATGAAGGTTTCATGGCGCATATGGAGGTCCGCAAATCCGCCGCCGAGCTGCGCGCGATCTGGGTCTCGGGCAATGAATATCTGCAATCGGCAGCACCCTGGTCGACCTTCAAGACCGACCCCGAGAAAGCCGCGATGCAGGTCCGTCTGGGCCTTAACCTGATCCGGCTTTACGCAGTTCTGTCCGCGCCCTTCATTCCCTTCGCCGCTGATGCGATGCTGGAAGGGATGCAGACCGAAAACCGCGATTGGCCCGAAGACGTGCCCGCCGCGCTGCAAGCTCTGGGCGCCGGTCATGCCTTCACCACCCCCGAGGTGCTTTTCGCCAAGATCAGCGACGAGCAGCGCGAGGAATGGCAGGATCGTTTCAAGGGCATCCGCAGCTAATCACGCCGCCCCAGACCGTTTTCCAGAAACCGCCAGAGCCCCGCGCTTTGGCGGTTTTTTACATCCCGCCCCCTTCCCGAGACATATCGGTCAAATCCTCACGGGTAATTTTCAATAAAATCTGAGTGATGCGACATTATGACACAGACCATTCCCGGGGGTTGAGGTTGTTCATTGCCGCCGCAAGATTGTAACAGTTGAGTGATTCACTCAGGTACGCTGCTGTCTCTCTCATGTCGGCCACCCAGGCAGATCGACATGAAACCTTTGGAGAGACCCCATGCCCGTCC
This window encodes:
- a CDS encoding aspartate aminotransferase family protein, with protein sequence MIPHVLPTYNRADLAFEKGEGVWAITADGTRYLDLGAGIAVNVLGHANPDLVAALTDQAQKIWHVSNLYHIPGQEKLADLLVANTFADTVFFTNSGTEAAELAIKMVRKYWDSEGQPERIEILTFEGAFHGRSTGAIAASGSEKMTKGFGPLLPGFRSLPWGDMEALKAAISDKTAAIMLEPIQGEGGIRPLPDADLKLIRELCDQTGALLVLDEVQAGMGRTGKLFAHEWAGISPDIMMVAKGIGGGFPLGALLATEKAAKGMVAGTHGSTYGGNPLGAAVGTRVMEIVATPEFLAEVNRKAGLFRQKLEALVAAHPNTLEGVRGQGLMLGLKTKVAPADLVKAGYAEHILTVPAADNTLRLLPPLNITDDEIAEAVARLDKAAARLDG
- a CDS encoding ABC transporter permease; the protein is MQESLHSHEYSDIGTRRFGRVNWIGLYTLGRRETMRFLAVWQQTVFAPLMTAALFVLVFALALGKGRGEIMGLPYLAFLGPGILMMTVIQNAFANTSSSMISAKMQGNIVDTLMPPLSAAEILTGYLTGSLIRALLVASVIAIGMALTIGQGIAHPLWALTFVVLAALLMGGLGLLSGIIAQKFDQMAVITNFIVTPLSFLSGTFYSVQALPQPFRTLAHWNPIFYLIDGARYGIAGVSDAPVWRGFAVCLATVAVVLFIAWRWLKTGYRMKP
- a CDS encoding GcrA family cell cycle regulator; amino-acid sequence: MSWTDERVETLKRMWAEGQSASQIAKELGGVTRNAVIGKVHRLGLSNRTEEAAEVAPAPVAAPEPAPQPVQAAAPKPAAPAAKPQAEPHLRVVEPAPKAEEPADEPAAPVAFNPRRNIIPAGQPLPPQPSANEISPETLASAREIEKRSRKLSLMELTERTCKWPIGDPATDKFWFCGMPSQAGKPYCEAHVSVAFQPMSARRDRRR
- a CDS encoding NUDIX hydrolase yields the protein MADLVRPTLAALAVVPHQGRVLLVQRRNPPDAGLWGFPGGHVESGETALDAAARELWEETGVRARPRRYLDNIDVILRDETGLLRYHFLLAGVLCDYLEGAPVAADDALAAAWQPVEDVLARKLPLSEHVDDLLRLALDAAGTR
- the metG gene encoding methionine--tRNA ligase, with amino-acid sequence MARHLITSAIPYINGIKHLGNLVGSQLPADLYARYLRGRGDEVMFICGTDEHGTPAELAAQKAGKPVAVYCAEMHDVQADIARRFGLSFDHFGRSSSERNHILTQHLAGKLDENGFITEVEERQVYSIDDRRFLPDRYIEGTCPNCGYDKARGDQCENCTKQLDPTDLINPRSAISGSTNLEVRATKHLYLRQRALRDQIETWIDSKKDWPILTTSIAKKWLNDGDGLQDRGITRDLDWGIPVKKGDQPWPGMEGKVFYVWFDAPIAYIAATAEGADARGEPDAAWRRWWRKDEGAEDVTYTQFMGKDNVPFHTLSFPATIIGSGEPWKLVDYIKSFNYLTYDGGQFSTSQGRGVFMDQALSILPADYWRWWLLSHAPESGDSEFTWDNFQQSVNKDLADVLGNFVSRITKFCRSKFGEVVPDGGSYGPEEEALIADLTARVRAYEGFMAHMEVRKSAAELRAIWVSGNEYLQSAAPWSTFKTDPEKAAMQVRLGLNLIRLYAVLSAPFIPFAADAMLEGMQTENRDWPEDVPAALQALGAGHAFTTPEVLFAKISDEQREEWQDRFKGIRS